Genomic window (Neodiprion lecontei isolate iyNeoLeco1 chromosome 7, iyNeoLeco1.1, whole genome shotgun sequence):
ACGCGATGTAGTGGTTGCCTTTGCAACAAGCACACGACTGTTCCTTTGATTGCGCCGTATGCGACCCTGTCGTCTGAGAATTTGACCTTGCTTGCGATGAATGCGGTTTCAACGTCGCGATTTGATTGTGAGCATGAGCTTGCTCGACGGCTTCGAGAGTGTGGATGCGACTGATGAGAAACGCCTTGAGCTCCGCAAACGTGGGGGGCTCGAGTTTCtcgctaaaatttttttcccactctTCTAGAGATGCTGGGTCGAGCTTGCGAATCGTCATGTGCACGATGATGTGACCCTTTAATTTTTTGGGACTATCGAGAAGTTCGAGCGTGCCAAAAGCTTCGCAAGTGTTGCTGTGCAAGCTTTTTAGTTCCGATGACGATTTTTCCGTGACACGAGGAATCGCGAAGTGTCGCGAGATGAGAATCCGTCAAAAGTCTCTTGTTTTCGTACCGCGATACGAGAGTTTCCCAGGTTTGAGGGAAGTTTTCTGTGGTGAGAGCGATGTTTTTAATGAGTTGTGACGGTTTATCGGTAAGACTTGTTTTTAGGTAGTGCAGTTTTTCCACTTTCGAGAGTTGCGAATTTTTGCGAACGATTGATGTGAAGAGGTCGTGGAAAGACTTCCAGTCTGAGTAATTGCCCGAGAACGTACGCAATTCGATGTGTGGTAGCCGTTTTAAGGCTCCTCCAGTTGTGAGTTGGGGGGCTGCGGCTGTTGGCACGTTCGGTGCCGATAGAGTCTTGAGAGATTCGAGTACATCGAGCATCTCTCCCTTCGCGTTCATGTATTGCTCTTTGCACTGTCCGTGATAGTCTTTCGCGAAATACGAAAGTCTTTTGATGGCGTCAAGTTGATCACCTTTTGCTGCGATTCTGATTTGATCGACTGTATCGTGCATGCCTTGGAACTTCAgccaatttgaatttaacgCATCTAATCGCGATTGCACTTGCCCGAGGGTTGTTTTTGCTTCACCGAGCTTGCGCAAGTTTTCGAGGGTGCGACAGATGCGCCTAAAGAGATCGGTTTGACGTTCAATGTATTCGTCGATCGTCATTTTGACAAACGAGAAAAGGTAAACTCACGCGACGAACAGAGTTTTCACGAAGGAGATACGCACACAGTGATAATAGAGCGTCGCGATGCACACTTCGAGAGATCGGTGTTGTTGATGCTCAGATCTTAGTCACGGTCACTACAGAGGACACCGCACGTTTGAATTTATTGGACGCGACTGACTTTGGTGATGGTTTTCACCGATAACAATATTGTTTACTTTGATTACGTGAACTTTCACAACTTGATGCACACGCGATAGTTCCGTTTCACTAACTGGCTAATTCGTTTTCCCGTAAGTCGCAACGATTCGAAAGATTCGACTCGATTTGCGAATGATCCGATTCGATTCGCGACTGATCCGGCTCGAAGGACCAAAAAGTGTTTAGAAAGTTGACAAAGagatatggatcatcgacgtgggatcTGCGAATTAGTGATAAATGACTATAGTGAGGAAGCGGGATAATGAATCAAATAGATTAGATTAGATAACTTATTCGAGGTTACTTTATTTGAGGATGATGCGGAGACGCGATCTGTATCGCAAGAGAAGAGAACGATAACTGACGATTTTATACGCGAGAATACACATTGataatacacatacatgtatttgAGACAGtgacaatacatgagatacagctgtTTTGTTTTGTGTCACGACACGGGCAtgcggcgagatttgacgcagagacgccaagtaaacattgcacgcgagtgtgcgttCATGCGTGAGGATGATTTTGAGTGCGGCGCGATACGCATTCAACTAAACCGATAGTTTGCCGAAACAACATCTAAGAAATTCGGTTATTTAACTCTGTCTCGATAGTGAATTGAAAGCGTGGATGAAACAGAGACATATTTTGGAGGATGACTTGGAGCCGACCTAGGGCTGGTTCGACGCGTCGACCGACGAGTCGAAGGATGAACAGAGATTCTGGGTATTGATGCTTGTGCTTCAGATTCATAAGATGTAGAGTCATAAGACGGATTTTGATAATGACAAATGGTAATCCATACGTCGGAGTCTTTAAATATGTAATGGATCATCCGATTAACAGGGTTCAAGTTCAACTTATCTAAGCCGCAGCCTAGTTGTCGAATCGAGAGCGATTTGATGTTTTTTCTAAGCAGTTCTTTAGGGATACTAGGGCGTTGAAAAGTGTTTCCTCAGTTGGTTTTTCGAAGTAGTACGTCTTGGTTTCTAGATTGTAAATGAGGCGGTTACCACGTGGCAGTGTCAATACGCTCATTACTTCAGGATCTAGTTGTTGTAGTTGAACTCGGGTGATTATTTGCCTATTGATTAGTTGTACCGCGACTCCTCGTTAAGTCTTGCAGCCTGCCGAAATGAAATAGGCTAGGTTATCTTGTCTGTAAAGGAGCTTGGCGCGTATTTCTCGAAAAAATGTACTATGCGTTAATGGTAGGTAATTGAGGTCTATCAGGAATTCCGTGGATCGAGGGTCGTCATTTTGTCCTTTGCTGATAGTGGCTTCGGATGTCAGCTGATTTAGTGTGTCGGACTGTTTTTCACGAATTTTAATACTACGGCTCTGGAGTTTACCGGAGTTTTGGTTCCGTTAAGATGAGGTAAGTGGTTGAACTCGTTCCATAGTTTGCTAGATCGATTCACCTCTGACAATCGGTGATTCC
Coding sequences:
- the LOC107227803 gene encoding uncharacterized protein LOC107227803, translating into MTIDEYIERQTDLFRRICRTLENLRKLGEAKTTLGQVQSRLDALNSNWLKFQGMHDTVDQIRIAAKGDQLDAIKRLSYFAKDYHGQCKEQYMNAKGEMLDVLESLKTLSAPNVPTAAAPQLTTGGALKRLPHIELRTFSGNYSDWKSFHDLFTSIVRKNSQLSKVEKLHYLKTSLTDKPSQLIKNIALTTENFPQTWETLVSRYENKRLLTDSHLATLRDSSCHGKIVIGTKKLAQQHLRSFWHARTSR